One region of Termitidicoccus mucosus genomic DNA includes:
- a CDS encoding M24 family metallopeptidase: protein MSSARSAASTAPALLLFADSAHNADQLYFGRVHVPDAFISFALGGKKYAVVNALEFARVKRDSDFDVVLPLEPYADAAFGKYSHLGRLSPAETIAVIAAEFRVRHFRVPEDFPASLYARLTQLHGLRLDPANGPFFPEREIKTAREAAALREGNRAAALGIAAAERALRAATVRAGKLFLDGRPLTSERLKTAIEIACLEAGAFSLDTIAAGGDQACDPHEAGHGPLRAGELIVVDVFPRVQKTGYHGDMTRTFLKGRASDARRALVAAVREAQLAALKAIRAGVNGQVVHGAVNTVFAARGYETKRTAKGATGFFHGTGHGLGLAVHEAPRVSTVDYVLKKGSVVTVEPGLYYPGLGGCRIEDVVQVTATRPKMLSDFHYEWEIE from the coding sequence ATGTCTTCCGCCCGTTCCGCCGCATCCACTGCGCCCGCCCTGCTTCTCTTCGCTGACTCCGCGCACAACGCCGACCAGCTTTATTTCGGACGCGTCCATGTGCCCGACGCGTTCATTTCCTTCGCCCTCGGCGGCAAAAAATACGCCGTGGTCAACGCCCTCGAATTTGCCCGCGTGAAGCGCGATTCCGACTTCGACGTCGTCCTCCCGCTCGAACCCTACGCCGATGCCGCGTTCGGGAAATACTCGCATCTCGGGCGCCTCTCGCCCGCCGAGACCATCGCGGTCATCGCCGCCGAATTCCGCGTGCGGCATTTCCGCGTGCCCGAGGACTTCCCCGCCAGCCTTTACGCGCGCCTCACGCAGCTCCACGGCCTCCGGCTCGACCCCGCCAACGGCCCCTTTTTCCCGGAACGCGAAATCAAGACCGCCCGCGAGGCCGCCGCCCTCCGCGAAGGCAACCGCGCCGCCGCGCTCGGCATCGCCGCCGCGGAGCGCGCCTTGCGCGCCGCCACCGTCCGCGCGGGCAAACTCTTTCTCGACGGACGTCCGCTCACCTCCGAGCGCCTCAAGACCGCCATCGAAATCGCCTGCCTGGAGGCGGGCGCGTTCTCCCTCGACACCATCGCCGCCGGCGGCGACCAGGCTTGCGACCCGCACGAGGCCGGGCATGGCCCGCTGCGCGCCGGCGAGCTCATTGTCGTGGACGTTTTTCCGCGCGTGCAAAAGACCGGCTACCACGGCGACATGACGCGCACCTTCCTGAAAGGCCGCGCCAGCGACGCCCGGCGCGCGCTCGTCGCCGCCGTCCGCGAGGCGCAACTCGCCGCGCTCAAGGCCATCCGCGCCGGTGTCAACGGCCAGGTCGTGCACGGCGCGGTCAACACGGTTTTCGCCGCCCGCGGCTACGAGACGAAACGCACCGCCAAGGGCGCGACGGGCTTTTTCCACGGCACCGGGCACGGCCTCGGCCTCGCCGTGCACGAGGCGCCGCGCGTGAGCACAGTGGATTATGTGTTGAAAAAAGGCTCCGTGGTGACCGTCGAGCCGGGCCTGTATTATCCCGGCCTGGGCGGCTGCCGCATCGAGGACGTCGTCCAAGTCACCGCCACGCGTCCCAAAATGCTCTCCGATTTCCACTACGAATGGGAAATTGAATGA
- a CDS encoding TlyA family RNA methyltransferase, with the protein MPSPARQRLDELLVARGLAESRSQAKALIMAGRVLHGTTRLDKPGREVPADIELMLEQPPRFVSRGGEKLAGFMEKFPLDLNGAHILDVGASTGGFTDCCLQAGAASAVCVDVGRAQLHARLRADPRVTNLEKINARLLRPGDLPRAEFDAIVMDLSFISLKSVLPAVWPFLRAGGALVALVKPQFEAGKAEVDKGRGVIRDRAVQDAVLADITAFALAELPGAALTGSMDSPITGADGNREFLLGLRSGPK; encoded by the coding sequence ATGCCATCGCCCGCCAGACAACGCCTCGATGAACTCCTCGTCGCCCGCGGCCTCGCCGAATCCCGTTCGCAGGCCAAGGCGCTCATCATGGCCGGCCGCGTGCTGCACGGCACCACGCGGCTCGACAAACCCGGCAGGGAAGTGCCCGCCGACATCGAGCTCATGCTGGAGCAGCCGCCGCGTTTCGTCAGCCGCGGCGGGGAGAAGCTCGCGGGGTTCATGGAAAAATTCCCGCTCGATCTCAACGGCGCCCACATCCTCGACGTGGGCGCCTCCACCGGAGGCTTCACCGACTGCTGCCTGCAAGCCGGCGCGGCATCTGCCGTGTGCGTGGATGTCGGCCGCGCGCAACTCCACGCGCGGCTCCGCGCCGACCCGCGCGTCACCAACCTCGAAAAAATCAACGCCCGCCTGCTGCGCCCAGGCGACCTGCCGCGCGCGGAATTCGACGCCATCGTGATGGACCTGTCATTCATCTCGCTCAAATCCGTGCTGCCCGCCGTGTGGCCGTTCTTGCGCGCGGGCGGCGCGCTCGTCGCGCTGGTGAAGCCGCAATTCGAGGCCGGCAAGGCCGAGGTGGACAAAGGCCGCGGCGTCATCCGGGACCGCGCCGTGCAGGATGCGGTGCTTGCGGACATCACCGCGTTCGCGCTCGCGGAGCTTCCCGGCGCGGCGCTCACCGGCTCGATGGACTCGCCCATCACCGGGGCGGACGGCAATCGCGAGTTTCTGCTGGGATTGAGGTCAGGGCCGAAATGA
- the purD gene encoding phosphoribosylamine--glycine ligase translates to MTTAQATASALPKNILVVGSGGREHTLVKTILASPSAPRVIAAPGNAGIAAEVACHPVAADDIPGLVALAQRERVDFVVVGPEVPLSLGLVDALAAAGIPAYGPRADGARLEASKIYTKEILQKYKIPTAPAAAFDDPAAAVAYLRARPAPIVVKADGLAAGKGVVVAATHAEAEAAVHTLLPAPQSKIVSSDSDSQPNRKSKILIEDCLTGEETSILVIVSGRDYFTLPTSQDHKRIGDGDTGPNTGGMGTYSPADIVTSELLARIDRDIVRPSVNAIADEGIDFRGTLFIGIMLTPDGPQVLEYNTRFGDPETQVVLPRLDTDLLALLWAAARGGLGAVAPAVRIRPGHAICVVIASKGYPEKFPKNIPIQLPAGLPPGVQIIHAGTARDASGQLVTAGGRVLGVTALAPSLREAADRAYAACEQIACEIKYYRRDIGARALKRLKD, encoded by the coding sequence ATGACCACCGCGCAAGCCACTGCCTCCGCCCTCCCCAAAAACATCCTCGTCGTCGGTTCCGGCGGGCGCGAGCACACCCTCGTCAAAACCATCCTCGCCTCGCCGTCCGCGCCGCGCGTCATCGCCGCGCCCGGCAACGCCGGCATCGCCGCCGAGGTCGCCTGCCATCCCGTCGCCGCCGACGACATCCCCGGCCTTGTCGCCCTCGCGCAACGCGAGCGCGTCGACTTCGTCGTGGTCGGCCCCGAAGTTCCGCTTTCGCTCGGGCTGGTCGATGCCCTCGCCGCGGCCGGCATCCCCGCCTACGGCCCCCGCGCCGACGGCGCGCGCCTCGAAGCCTCGAAAATCTATACCAAGGAGATTTTGCAGAAATACAAAATCCCCACCGCGCCCGCCGCCGCCTTCGACGACCCCGCCGCCGCCGTCGCCTACCTGCGCGCCCGCCCCGCCCCCATCGTGGTGAAGGCCGACGGGCTCGCCGCCGGCAAGGGCGTCGTCGTGGCCGCCACGCATGCCGAGGCCGAGGCCGCCGTCCACACGCTCCTGCCCGCCCCTCAATCGAAAATCGTTTCGAGCGACAGCGACAGTCAGCCAAATCGAAAATCGAAAATCCTCATCGAGGACTGCCTCACGGGCGAGGAAACCTCGATTCTCGTCATTGTCTCCGGGCGCGATTATTTCACGCTTCCCACGTCCCAGGATCACAAGCGCATCGGCGACGGCGACACCGGGCCCAACACCGGCGGCATGGGCACCTACTCGCCCGCCGACATCGTCACCTCCGAACTCCTCGCCCGCATCGACCGCGACATCGTCCGCCCCTCCGTCAACGCCATCGCCGACGAGGGCATCGACTTTCGCGGCACGCTGTTCATCGGCATCATGCTCACGCCGGACGGCCCCCAGGTCCTCGAATACAACACCCGCTTCGGCGACCCCGAGACCCAGGTGGTGCTCCCGCGCCTCGACACCGACCTGCTCGCGCTGCTCTGGGCCGCCGCCCGCGGCGGCCTCGGCGCGGTCGCGCCCGCCGTCCGCATCCGCCCCGGGCACGCGATCTGCGTCGTCATCGCCTCGAAAGGCTACCCGGAAAAATTCCCGAAAAACATCCCCATCCAGCTTCCCGCCGGCCTCCCGCCCGGCGTGCAAATCATCCACGCCGGCACCGCGCGCGACGCCTCCGGGCAACTCGTCACCGCCGGAGGCCGCGTCCTCGGCGTGACCGCCCTCGCCCCGAGCCTCCGCGAAGCCGCCGACCGCGCCTATGCCGCCTGCGAACAAATCGCCTGCGAAATCAAATACTACCGCCGCGACATCGGCGCGCGGGCGCTGAAAAGGCTGAAGGACTGA
- a CDS encoding 5'-3' exonuclease, giving the protein MSKWLLVDGFNLAYRCFFAIPELTRADGFPTNALHGWVKSLWRLADQEHPSGTLVFFDLGGAQDRLALLPEYKAQRAEMPEALVKQLPYVKSLTRAMGFVGVERDGVESDDLLAAEARRLADAGNEVLIVSADKDFAQMVDTRVRLLLPPPAGNAKLGWRVLDEAGVVEKFGVRPAQIADYLALVGDASDNIPGLAGVGPKTAVKWLEQCGSLEAVIARADELKPERFREPVRAQADALRRNLRLTTLNLSLPPVSDAERNAAGRVRLEELLALLEELEMRTALAEARQRYEQRELF; this is encoded by the coding sequence ATGTCGAAATGGCTTCTTGTTGACGGATTCAACCTGGCTTACCGGTGCTTTTTCGCAATTCCCGAACTGACGCGGGCGGACGGGTTTCCGACCAACGCGCTCCACGGCTGGGTCAAATCGCTCTGGCGGCTCGCCGACCAGGAGCACCCGTCGGGCACGCTGGTGTTTTTCGATCTCGGCGGGGCGCAGGACCGGCTGGCATTGCTTCCTGAATACAAGGCCCAGCGCGCGGAGATGCCCGAGGCGCTGGTGAAACAACTGCCCTACGTAAAATCGCTCACCCGGGCGATGGGGTTCGTCGGCGTGGAGCGTGACGGCGTGGAGTCGGACGACCTGCTCGCGGCGGAGGCGCGCCGGCTCGCGGACGCGGGCAACGAGGTGCTCATCGTGAGCGCGGACAAGGATTTCGCGCAAATGGTGGACACGCGCGTGAGGCTGCTCCTGCCGCCGCCGGCCGGCAACGCGAAGCTCGGCTGGCGCGTGCTCGACGAGGCGGGCGTGGTGGAAAAATTCGGCGTGCGCCCCGCGCAAATCGCGGATTATCTCGCGCTGGTCGGCGACGCGTCGGACAACATTCCCGGACTCGCGGGCGTGGGGCCGAAGACGGCGGTGAAGTGGCTAGAACAATGCGGCTCGCTGGAAGCCGTCATCGCGCGCGCGGACGAGTTGAAGCCGGAGCGGTTTCGCGAGCCGGTGCGCGCGCAGGCGGACGCGCTGCGGCGGAACCTGCGGCTGACGACGCTCAACCTGTCGCTGCCGCCGGTGAGCGATGCGGAGCGCAACGCGGCGGGCCGGGTGCGGCTGGAGGAACTGCTGGCGCTGCTGGAGGAACTGGAAATGCGCACGGCCCTGGCCGAAGCCCGGCAGCGGTATGAGCAGCGGGAGCTGTTCTGA
- the surE gene encoding 5'/3'-nucleotidase SurE, translating into MKLLLTNDDGIASAFLHVLIGALRDAGHDLFVVAPKNEQSWIGAAKSRHRPVRSERAGRDFGCPAWTVDGTPADCVNIALAHLMPAAPDAVVSGINIGYNASLGFILASGTIGGAWEGAAHGLPGIALSQHLAPDVFEQLRRAQGRPDDAGASVTLAATARRAAVLVPELVRATPPRSFIVHNLNFPYPCHEYSEVRRTVPARVLVTRLFAPQPAGADGAHHFIYRPGEDITQPDSPLTDRAAIEAGFISHTVLDYTQIGQV; encoded by the coding sequence ATGAAGCTCCTCCTCACCAACGACGACGGCATCGCCAGCGCCTTCCTCCATGTCCTCATCGGCGCGCTCCGCGACGCCGGGCACGATCTCTTTGTCGTCGCCCCCAAGAACGAGCAAAGCTGGATTGGCGCGGCCAAGTCCCGCCACCGCCCCGTCCGCTCCGAGCGCGCCGGGCGCGACTTCGGCTGCCCGGCGTGGACGGTTGACGGCACCCCCGCCGACTGCGTCAACATCGCCCTCGCGCACCTCATGCCTGCCGCGCCCGACGCCGTCGTCAGCGGCATCAACATCGGTTACAATGCCTCCCTCGGCTTCATCCTCGCCAGCGGCACCATCGGCGGCGCGTGGGAAGGCGCCGCGCACGGGCTGCCCGGCATCGCCCTCTCGCAACACCTCGCCCCGGACGTTTTCGAGCAACTTCGCCGCGCCCAGGGCCGTCCCGATGACGCCGGCGCGTCCGTCACCCTCGCCGCGACCGCGCGCCGCGCCGCCGTGCTCGTCCCGGAGCTGGTCCGCGCCACGCCGCCGCGCTCGTTCATCGTGCACAACCTGAACTTTCCGTATCCCTGCCATGAATACAGCGAGGTCCGGCGCACCGTCCCCGCGCGCGTGCTCGTGACCCGCCTCTTCGCGCCGCAGCCCGCCGGAGCGGATGGCGCCCATCATTTTATTTATCGACCGGGCGAGGACATCACCCAGCCCGATTCCCCGCTGACCGACCGAGCCGCGATCGAGGCCGGTTTCATCAGCCACACGGTGCTGGATTACACGCAAATCGGCCAAGTGTGA
- a CDS encoding protein tyrosine phosphatase: protein MPGHILTVCTANICRSPMAEALLRHALRAEPEPLRSLKVVSAGIAAHRGEAISENSLIALKKVGIDYAQFRSQPLTRELVDGALAIFCMTESHRAMIQLNFDPPPKHLYLFRELIGNGAPVEIADPFGGPLGLYESSRDEMVEAIPSILDLLRKITAPPASPPV, encoded by the coding sequence ATGCCCGGACACATCCTCACCGTTTGCACTGCCAACATTTGCCGCAGCCCGATGGCCGAGGCGCTGCTCCGGCATGCGCTCCGCGCCGAACCCGAACCCCTCCGCTCGCTCAAAGTCGTCTCCGCCGGCATCGCCGCGCACCGTGGTGAAGCCATCTCGGAAAACTCCCTCATTGCCCTGAAAAAAGTCGGCATCGACTACGCCCAGTTCCGCTCGCAACCCCTCACCCGCGAACTGGTCGATGGCGCCCTCGCCATCTTCTGCATGACCGAGTCGCATCGCGCGATGATCCAGCTCAACTTCGATCCGCCGCCGAAACACCTTTATCTCTTTCGCGAGCTTATCGGCAATGGCGCTCCCGTGGAGATCGCCGATCCCTTCGGCGGGCCGCTGGGCCTCTACGAGAGCAGCCGCGACGAGATGGTCGAGGCCATCCCGTCCATCCTCGATCTCCTGCGCAAAATCACCGCGCCGCCGGCATCACCGCCGGTTTAA
- a CDS encoding glycosyl hydrolase produces MKLVSKIKLQSLLPALALLLPLHAAPSAADPLAEGFANPPGSARPRTWWHWTRSNITKEGITKDLEWMKRAGLGGFMLADVNSGAGQETDPQIKFGTPEWYDAVRHAAAEADRLGLEMGIFSSPGWSETGGPWVKPEQAMKKLVWSELVIDATDAAGAPGGMKKISVHLPQPPSENGQIRNTRSGYYNGPSKDPTFYADSAVVAYRMPEGEKDTPPARPSVTTNHGPVDGAALLDDDLNSTLAIDAPKDGGPAWVQYEFPGKFAARAITLGGRGGSANGIPVGRVLAGDDGVNFRTLVTLPGTQLYRQGMVRTYVFEPVEAKFFRIEMTGAPIGPAATMSQQPSPPAERYVLSEAVLHGGARVHRWEEKAGFSFLFEYDTVATPAVPASDTVARREVIDLTSKMKPDGTLDWDAPPGKWCILRLGYSLTGAKNRPATPEGSGFEADKLSRRHMEAYYHGYFDPLKKALGPLYGKSLRYVMMDSWEAGTNNWSDDMLKEFRARRGYEPAPFLPALTGRVVESAGASDRFLWDFRRTLADLWAENHYGTMADLLRRDGIGIYAEAAGVSLEMPEDTLLNKSKVEIPAGEFWVRDLHPRLMYLQDVRGAASASHAYGKRLVAAESFTGGGYESPYTLKKVGDYWLAQGVNRIVFHTSAHQPLDTRPGNTMVGTHLHRNITWAGLAAPYMAYVARSSHLLQQGLFVADIAYLLDEGAPSTPPIWADGTRPTPPEGYDYDFINADVLLNRMSVAGDGRLMLPDGMSYRVLVLPGTDEMRPELLKKIDALVRGGAIVVGQKPRRSPSLAGFPACDDEVRALAAGIWGDLDGVSRTIRRVGKGTVIWGWPMDRVMAMQKIAKDFEHGGDLDTELAWLHRRDEATGTDIYYVANLIDTPQDIRARFRVSGREAELWHADDGSIAAASFEQNADGLRTTVPLRLAVREAVFVVFRKPSAEKVRAVPAAPEPVKLATLDRQPWDVAFPTGLGAPARARFEKLAPWGAHADAGVKYFSGTATYAHVFQAGHAWLADGARIVLDLGGVGDIAEVSLNGKPLGILWKPPYRIDITGALQDGDNHLEIKVTNQWTNRLVGDMALPDGEKILSSPVRPGPRGAAAPALPESGLLGPVTLWRAPVHPE; encoded by the coding sequence ATGAAACTCGTATCCAAAATTAAACTACAAAGCCTGCTTCCCGCGCTCGCGCTGCTCCTCCCGCTTCATGCCGCGCCATCCGCCGCCGACCCGCTCGCGGAAGGCTTCGCCAACCCGCCCGGGTCGGCCCGGCCGCGCACATGGTGGCACTGGACGCGGAGCAACATCACCAAGGAGGGCATCACCAAGGACCTCGAATGGATGAAACGCGCCGGGCTCGGCGGGTTCATGCTCGCCGATGTGAACTCCGGCGCGGGCCAGGAGACCGATCCGCAAATCAAGTTCGGCACGCCCGAATGGTATGACGCCGTGCGCCACGCCGCCGCCGAGGCCGACCGGCTCGGCCTCGAAATGGGCATCTTCAGCTCGCCCGGCTGGAGCGAGACCGGCGGCCCGTGGGTGAAACCCGAACAGGCAATGAAAAAACTCGTGTGGAGCGAGCTCGTCATTGACGCGACCGACGCCGCCGGCGCGCCTGGCGGCATGAAAAAAATCTCCGTCCACCTGCCGCAGCCGCCCTCGGAAAACGGCCAGATCCGCAACACCCGCTCCGGCTACTACAACGGCCCGTCGAAAGACCCGACGTTTTACGCCGACAGCGCCGTGGTGGCCTACCGGATGCCGGAGGGCGAGAAAGACACCCCGCCCGCCCGCCCGTCCGTCACGACCAACCACGGCCCGGTGGACGGCGCGGCGCTGCTCGACGACGACCTGAACTCGACGCTCGCCATCGATGCGCCCAAGGACGGCGGCCCGGCCTGGGTGCAGTATGAGTTTCCCGGAAAATTCGCGGCCCGCGCCATCACGCTCGGCGGGCGCGGCGGCAGCGCCAACGGCATCCCGGTGGGGCGCGTACTCGCGGGCGACGACGGCGTGAATTTTCGCACGCTCGTCACGCTGCCCGGCACGCAACTCTACCGGCAGGGCATGGTGCGCACCTACGTGTTCGAGCCGGTCGAGGCGAAATTTTTCCGCATCGAAATGACCGGCGCGCCCATCGGCCCCGCCGCCACGATGAGCCAGCAGCCGAGCCCGCCCGCCGAACGCTACGTGCTCAGCGAGGCCGTGCTGCACGGCGGCGCGCGCGTGCACCGCTGGGAGGAAAAGGCGGGGTTCAGCTTCCTGTTCGAATACGACACGGTCGCGACGCCCGCCGTGCCCGCGTCCGACACCGTGGCGCGGCGCGAGGTCATCGACCTCACCTCGAAAATGAAACCCGACGGCACTCTCGACTGGGATGCGCCGCCCGGCAAATGGTGCATCCTGCGCCTCGGCTATTCGCTCACCGGCGCGAAGAACCGCCCGGCCACGCCCGAGGGCTCCGGGTTCGAGGCCGACAAGCTCAGCCGCCGCCACATGGAGGCGTATTACCACGGCTATTTCGACCCGTTGAAAAAGGCGCTCGGCCCGCTCTACGGAAAATCGCTCCGCTACGTGATGATGGACAGCTGGGAGGCGGGCACGAACAACTGGAGCGACGACATGCTCAAGGAGTTTCGCGCGCGCCGCGGCTACGAGCCCGCGCCGTTCCTGCCCGCGCTGACCGGGCGCGTCGTCGAGAGCGCCGGGGCGAGCGACCGTTTCCTGTGGGATTTCCGCCGCACGCTGGCCGACCTGTGGGCCGAAAACCACTACGGCACCATGGCGGACTTGCTGCGCCGCGACGGCATCGGCATCTACGCCGAGGCGGCGGGCGTGTCGCTCGAAATGCCCGAGGACACGCTGCTCAACAAAAGCAAGGTCGAGATTCCCGCCGGCGAATTCTGGGTGCGCGACCTGCATCCGCGCCTGATGTATTTGCAGGACGTGCGCGGCGCGGCGTCGGCCTCGCACGCGTATGGGAAGCGGCTCGTCGCGGCGGAGTCGTTCACCGGCGGCGGCTACGAATCGCCCTACACGCTGAAAAAAGTCGGCGACTACTGGCTGGCCCAGGGTGTCAACCGCATCGTGTTTCACACCTCGGCGCACCAGCCGCTCGACACCCGGCCCGGCAACACCATGGTCGGCACGCATCTCCACCGCAACATCACCTGGGCCGGGCTGGCCGCGCCCTACATGGCCTACGTCGCGCGCAGCAGCCACCTGTTGCAACAGGGCCTCTTCGTCGCCGACATCGCCTACCTGCTCGACGAGGGCGCGCCCTCCACGCCGCCGATCTGGGCCGACGGCACGCGCCCGACTCCGCCGGAGGGATATGATTACGATTTCATCAACGCCGACGTGCTGCTCAACCGCATGTCGGTCGCCGGCGACGGACGCCTCATGCTGCCCGACGGCATGAGCTACCGCGTGCTGGTGCTGCCCGGGACGGACGAGATGCGCCCGGAGTTGTTGAAAAAAATCGACGCGCTCGTGCGCGGCGGGGCGATCGTGGTCGGGCAAAAACCCCGGCGCTCGCCGAGCCTCGCCGGGTTTCCCGCATGCGACGACGAGGTGCGCGCCCTCGCCGCCGGCATCTGGGGCGACCTCGACGGCGTGAGCCGCACCATCCGGCGCGTCGGCAAGGGCACCGTCATCTGGGGCTGGCCGATGGACCGCGTGATGGCGATGCAGAAGATCGCAAAGGATTTCGAGCACGGCGGCGACCTCGACACCGAACTCGCCTGGCTGCACCGCCGCGACGAGGCGACCGGCACGGATATCTATTACGTGGCCAACCTCATCGACACGCCGCAGGACATCCGCGCGCGCTTCCGCGTGAGCGGGCGCGAGGCGGAGCTCTGGCACGCCGACGACGGCTCGATCGCCGCCGCGAGTTTCGAGCAAAACGCCGACGGCCTGCGCACCACCGTGCCCCTCCGCCTCGCCGTGCGCGAGGCCGTGTTTGTCGTCTTCAGAAAACCGTCCGCGGAAAAAGTCCGCGCCGTGCCCGCGGCGCCGGAGCCCGTGAAACTCGCCACGCTCGACCGCCAGCCGTGGGATGTGGCCTTCCCGACCGGCCTCGGCGCCCCGGCGCGGGCGCGGTTTGAAAAACTCGCACCGTGGGGAGCGCATGCGGATGCCGGCGTGAAGTATTTTTCAGGCACGGCGACTTACGCGCATGTCTTTCAGGCCGGCCATGCGTGGCTGGCGGACGGCGCACGCATCGTGCTGGACCTCGGCGGCGTCGGCGACATCGCGGAAGTTTCGCTCAATGGCAAGCCGCTCGGCATCCTGTGGAAACCGCCGTATCGCATTGACATCACCGGCGCGCTGCAAGACGGCGACAATCATCTGGAAATCAAGGTCACCAACCAGTGGACCAATCGCTTGGTCGGCGACATGGCGCTGCCGGACGGCGAAAAAATCCTGTCCAGTCCCGTGCGTCCCGGCCCGCGCGGCGCGGCGGCCCCGGCGCTTCCCGAATCCGGCCTGCTCGGTCCCGTGACGCTTTGGCGCGCGCCAGTGCATCCGGAATGA
- a CDS encoding bifunctional heptose 7-phosphate kinase/heptose 1-phosphate adenyltransferase, giving the protein MISHSAAKSLLEKIAGLRILVIGDVMLDHYVWGDATRISPEAPVPVVDIARDTYTAGGAANVALNIAALGARCTVAGLFADDEAGQRLARILGEHAIATIPTPGTGSTILKTRIVVQRQQLCRLDRESPPSAYAIEPRKIVPLLAEAVRSHDAVILSDYAKGLLTDQLIRIVTRLGRAAGKLITLDPKPKRQLAFRDLDLITPNRREALQLAGIEPEPGAPFPAEEVCARLHKLYRTRNLVITMSEDGMLLSSGGKITRVIPTAAREVFDVSGAGDTALASLTLALAAGAPLPAAAEFANAAAGVVVGKLGTATTTPAEILAYVKK; this is encoded by the coding sequence ATGATTTCCCACTCCGCCGCCAAGTCACTGCTCGAAAAGATCGCCGGCCTGCGCATCCTCGTCATCGGCGACGTCATGCTCGACCACTATGTGTGGGGCGACGCCACCCGCATCTCGCCGGAGGCGCCGGTGCCCGTGGTGGACATCGCCCGCGACACCTACACCGCCGGCGGCGCCGCCAACGTGGCCCTTAACATCGCCGCGCTCGGCGCGCGGTGCACCGTCGCCGGCCTGTTCGCGGACGACGAAGCCGGCCAGCGCCTCGCCCGCATTTTGGGCGAACACGCGATCGCGACGATTCCCACGCCCGGCACCGGCTCCACCATCCTCAAGACGCGCATCGTCGTCCAGCGCCAGCAACTCTGCCGCCTCGACCGCGAATCGCCGCCCTCCGCCTACGCCATCGAACCGCGCAAAATCGTCCCGCTTCTGGCCGAGGCCGTCCGCTCGCACGACGCCGTCATCCTTTCCGACTACGCGAAGGGCCTTCTCACCGACCAGCTCATCCGCATCGTCACCCGCCTCGGCCGCGCCGCCGGAAAGCTCATCACGCTCGATCCCAAACCCAAGCGCCAGCTCGCCTTCCGCGACCTCGACCTCATCACCCCCAACCGCAGGGAGGCGCTCCAACTCGCCGGCATCGAGCCCGAGCCTGGCGCGCCGTTTCCCGCGGAGGAAGTCTGCGCCCGCCTGCACAAACTCTACCGCACCCGCAACCTCGTCATCACCATGAGCGAGGACGGCATGCTCCTTTCCTCCGGCGGAAAAATCACCCGCGTCATCCCCACCGCCGCGCGCGAAGTCTTCGACGTGTCCGGCGCCGGCGACACCGCGCTGGCCTCGCTCACGCTGGCGCTCGCCGCCGGCGCGCCGCTGCCCGCCGCCGCCGAGTTCGCCAACGCCGCCGCCGGCGTGGTCGTCGGCAAGCTCGGCACCGCCACGACGACACCCGCCGAGATTCTGGCCTACGTCAAAAAGTAG